ATTATCATGATTATGAATGTGACCCTCAGACATTACTGAGCCCCAGCCGCACATCGTGTTTCTAAATAttgagttgttgttgttgttgttgttgttttgtttgtttcctgcgCTCACCTCAAACAGGCAGTGGATGGGCGTGGCGGCGCTCTGAGACAGCAGACTCATCCTCTCCTTGAACAGCGCC
The Plectropomus leopardus isolate mb unplaced genomic scaffold, YSFRI_Pleo_2.0 unplaced_scaffold61216, whole genome shotgun sequence DNA segment above includes these coding regions:
- the LOC121939800 gene encoding ankyrin repeat domain-containing protein 27-like, whose protein sequence is MANLSYIRNFCFSRSSKDELSYCLSTFEAAVEFINLGRLQDTHSGSGGLNDKALFKERMSLLSQSAATPIHCLFEVSAGNKQNNNNNNNNSIFRNTMCGWGSVMSE